The genomic interval CGGGGCGCCGGGCACGTAATACGGTCCTTCGATGCTGCCCTTCGAACCCTCGCGGGCAGCGTTGGCGACCTCCTCGACCGCGTGCTCCACCCAGACGTCCAGGAAGAGCGGCCATTCCCCGTCCTCCCCCACCTGGATCATCCACGCCTTGAGCGCGTCGTACTCGGCGTACGAGACCTCGTGCCGGCGGACGATGTCGTGCACAGCGGTCAGGACGGCGGTGGCCAGGAGGTCGACCCGCGCGGGATCGGCCTGCGCGGTGACCTTCTGCCTCTCCTGGAAACTCATCGTCGCGGCGTTGCCGGAACCGGCTGCGCTGGGTGGGAACTCGATGTGGTGGTCGGTGGTGGTCATCTTCAGGCCGTACCTCTCTGTCGGCTGATAACGCTGTGCGGACTGCTCCCGCCGGACTATCGGTCCTGCCGGTAGCGGGTGAGTTTCTCCTCGTCGATCCGGATCCCCAGGCCGGGTCCCTGGCGGACCGCCAGTTCACCGTCCACGATCTGCAGCGGTTCGGTCAGCAGATCGTCGGTCATGTCGAGGAAGTTCGAGAGTTCGCCCGGCCGGCGGGAACTGAGGGCGAACGCGGCGCCGAACGCGGCGCTGCACAGGGAACCGATCTGTCCGTCGATCTGGTTGCCCATCACCACGTCCACTCCCATTCCCTCGCACTGGAACAACACGCGCTGGGAGGTGGTGAAGCCGGTGCGGGCGGTCTTGATGCTGATGCCGTCGGCCGAGCCGCCGAGCAGCTCCCGGGTCACATCAGCCGGCGTGGGGACGCTTTCGTCGGCGAACGTGGGAACGCTCGACTGCCGCACCAGCCACCGACGTCCCAGGACGTCGTCCGCCGGGCAGAGCTCCTCGGCGAAGGACAGATCCAGGTCCTCCATGGCCTTGAGCGCCCTGGCGGCCTCCGACGGGCTCCACCCGCGATTGCCGTCCACGTACAGCTCGACCGTGGAGCCGAACGCCTCCCGCAGGGCCCGGCACACCGCCACGTCCAGCGCGGCCGGGCGGCGGCCGACCTTCACCTTGAAAGTGCTGATGCCGTGCAGTTCCCGGATCCGGGCGGCCTCGTCGACCATGGCCTCCGGCGTGTCGAAGCCGAGCATGTGGGCCACCCGCATCCGGTCGGTGAACCCGCCCAGGAGATCAGTGACGCTGACACCCAGGCTCTGACCCACCAGGTCCCACAGCGCCATGTCGAGGGCGCTCTTGGCCGTCGGGTTGCCCACGGTGCGGGCCATCCGCTGATGGGCCACCTCCCGGGCCAGGGGCGAGAGCCCGAGCACCGCGGGCGCGAAGATGCCGTCGATCACGGCCTTGATCGAGGTCTGCGTCTCACCGTAGGTGAACGGGCGAGGCGGCGCCTCGGCCGTCCCGACCAGCCCGGCATCGGTGTGGACGCGCACCAGCACGTGCTCGGCGGCACTCACCTCACCGCTGGCGAACCGCAACGGCTTGGCATAGGGCACGGAGAACGGAATCGCCTCGACGCCGGTGATCTTCATCGGTCCTCACCGTCCCGAACGGTTCCTGCAGGCTGTTTCGACCGAGTCTCACGGGCCGCGGCGATCGAGGGAAATACATAGTGCACCGGTGATTGAGACCTCCAGGCTCTCAATCGCCCGTGAACAGGGCCTCAGCCCGTTCCAGGACCCGACGCAGAGCAGGACGATCCGGTCCGGCGAGCATCGCGGCGGCGAGCTCCACCCGTCGGGTCGTTCCGGTCAGTGGGCGGTACGCGGCACCCGTGATCTGCAGGTGCCGCACCGACTCCGGCACCAGCGCCACGCCGAGACCAGCGGCCACGAACGAGACCAGTGTCGAGGTCTCCGCCACCTCCTGCAGTTCCCCCGGAACGAAACCGGCCTGGTCACAGGCTTCCAATACCGCCTCGTGAACGGTCGATCGCCGGTGGGACGGATACCCGATGAACGGCTCGTCCCGCAGATCCTTCAACCGCAGGACGCTGCGCCGGGCCAGGGGATGCTGCTCGGGCAGCACGGCAATCAGCGGCTCGCTGCGCAGCACCCGCACCTCCAGCCGGGACTCGCGCACCGGTGGCCGCAGGAAACCCAGGTCCAGCGTCCCCTCCAGCAGCGCCGTCGCCTGGTCCGGCGTCAGCATCTCCCCCTTGAGATCCAGCGTGATCCCAGGAAGGTCTCGACGCAGAGCCCGCGCCAGGGCCGGCAGCACCTCGTACGTGGCCGAGCCGGTGAACCCGATGGCGACATGACCGGCGTCCCCCAGCGACACCATGACCGCCTCGTTCCCGGCCGCCTCGACCGCGGCGAGCACCGCCTGCGCACGTTCCAGATATCGCTCGCCGGCCGCGGTCAGTTCGACCCGGCGGGTGGTGCGCAGGAGGAGCTGTACCCCCAGTTCGGCCTCCAGCCGGCGGATCTGCTGCGACAGGGGCGGCTGGGCGATGTGCAGGCGCGCGGCCGCCCTCCCGAAGTGCCGCTCCTGCGCCACCACGACGAAGTACCGCAGATGACGAAGCTCCATGAGGGCAGACAAGCACGCCGGGGGCCCGGCTCCAAGCACGCCCGGCCCGCGGTGGCCGGTTGTCCACGCCAGATCTGGACCCGACCTGGCCAACGTGTAACACTTCTGACGACGGCGGTCAAAATTCGTTACACCAAACCGATGGTAGTAGCGCACAGTCAATGGCGACGGAGACTTCCATGAAAACCCAGCTGATCATCGACAACGAGAGCCGAGATGCTCGGGGCGGCCGAACGTTCGAGCGCAGGAATCCGCTCACCGGCGACCTGGTGAGCCAGGGCGCGGCCGCCGGCGTGGACGATGCCCTGGACGCCGTTCAGTCCGCGGCCAGGGCCTTCACCAGCTGGTCGGCCACCGGCCCCACCGAGCGCCGGGCCATCATGCTGAAGGCCGCCGACATCATGGAGCGCCGGACCCCGGAGTTCATCGGGACCATGATGGCCGAGGTCGGTGCCGCTCAGTTGTGGGCCGGCTTCAATGCCTTCCTCACCTCGCAGTTGCTGCGCGAGGCAGGCGGTCTGGCGACCCAGATCCAGGGCGAGACGCTGCCGACCGACAAGCCCGGAACGATGTCCATGACCGTTCGGCAGCCCGTCGGCGTGGTGCTGAGCATGGCCCCCTGGAACGGTGCCGGGGTGCTGGCCGCCCGGGCCATCGCCTACCCGATCGTCTGTGGCAACACGGTCGTCTTCCGGGCGTCCGAGACCAGCCCGGCCACGCACCTGCTGATCGCCGAGATCATGCATGAGGCAGGACTTCCGGCCGGCGTGCTGAATTTCGTCACCAGTGCCCCCGAAGACTCCGACCAGGTGGTGGAGGCGATCATCGCGCACCCTGCGGTACGCCGCGTGAACTTCACCGGGTCCACGAAGGTGGGCCGCATCATCGCGGAGAAGTCGGCACGTCATCTGAAACCCGCTCTGCTCGAGCTCGGCGGCAAGGCCCCGTTCGTGGTGCTGGACGACGCGGACCTGGACGGCGCAGTGAATGCCGCGGTGTTCGGGTCTTTCCTCTATCAAGGGCAGATCTGCATGTCCACGGAGCGATTCGTGGTGGACGAGTCGGTCGCGGACGAGTTCGTGGCCCGGTTCGCGGCCCGGGCCACGACGCTCGCCGGCGGCGACCCGGTCGAAGACGCGTCCTGTGTGGTCGGGCCGATGATCCGCGAGGAGTCCGGCGCGAGGATCAACGACCTGATCGACGACGCCGTCGCCAAGGGGGGTCAGGTCGTGGTCGGCGGAAAGGCCGAGGGCGCCGCGATGCCGGCCACGATCGTCGACAGGGTGACCCCGGACATGGCGATCTACGACCAGGAGACCTTCGGCCCGATCACCACCGTGGTCCGGGTCTCCGGCGTGGAACAGGCTGTCGAGGTCGCCAACGACACCGAGTACGGACTGGCCGCAGCGGTCTTCGGCAAGGACAGCGGGCGGGCGCTGCAGGTCGCCCTGCGCATTCAGGCCGGTCACGTGCACGTGAACGGGGCAACGGTGCAGAACGAGGCGCAGGCTCCGTACGGCGGGGTGAAGGCCAGTGGCTACGGCCGTTTCGACGGCCGGGCCGTGATCAACGAATTCACCGACCTGAAATGGGTCACGATCGAGCCGTCCGACCAGCCGTACCCGTTCTGAGACCGCCGGAGGACAGATCATGAGCATGCAGGTCACCGCTGCGGTCGCGCGCGCACCGCACGAGCCGCTGACCATCGAAGACCTCGCGCTGGACGACCTGCGGGCGAACGAGGTCCTGGTCCGGATGGTCGCCAGCGGCGTCTGTCACACCGACGCCATTGTCCGCGACCAGGTCTACCCCACGCCACTGCCGGCGGTTCTGGGACATGAGGGAGCCGGAATCGTGGAGCAGGTGGGCGACGGCGTGACCGGCGTCCGGCCCGGCGACCACGTCCTCCTGGCTGCCGCCTACTGCGGACAGTGCAAACGCTGCCGGTCTGGCCAGATGGCCTACTGCGAAAATCTTTTCGCAGCCGATTTCGGTGGCCGGCGGCCGGACGGGACCACGGCCTTCAGCCGCGACGGGCAGGTCATCTCCTCCCACTTCTTCGGGCAGTCCTCCTTCGCCGGATACTCCAACGTGGTGCAGGAAAGCGTGATCCGGATCGACCCGGACATACCTCTGGAGGTCGTGGCTCCTCTGGGGTGCGGCATCCAGACCGGCGCCGGAACGGTTCTCAACGAACTGAAGCCGTCCCTGAACAGCACCCTGGTCGTGATCGGCGCCGGAGCGGTCGGGTGCGGCGCCCTCATGGCCGCGGGCGTGGCCGGCTGCTCCCAGGTGATCGCGGTGGACATCCATCCTTCGCGCCTGGAGCTGGCCCGGGAGATCGGGGCGACGGCCACGATCAACACCCGGGAAGCCGAACTTTCCGAGGAGGTGATGCGGCTGACGGGCGGCGTCGGGGCCGACTACGTGATCGACACCACGGCGAGACCGGAGCTGCTGCGCCAGGGCGCCGACAGCCTGGGGCTCCGCGGCACCCTGGCCCTGGTCGGTGCGGCCGCCCCCGGTACCGAGGTGAGCTTCGAGATCGGGTTGTCCCTGGTGAAGGGCTGGACTTTCAAGACCGTGATCCAGGGCAGTTCCGTACCGCAGGTATTCATCCCCCAGCTCATCGACCTCTGGCACGCGGGCCGTTTCCCGCTGGACAAGCTGGTCAGGAGCTATCCCCTCAAGGACATCAACCAAGGGTTCGAGGACTCGGCCTCGGGCCGGGTGATCAAGCCCGTGGTGGTCCACTGACGTCTGCTCCTGTCCACGCCGGCGTGGCGCCCCCGGGCCTCACGTCGGCGTGTCCCGCAGAACGGGGCTCAGTTCACGTCGTAGCGCTTGTACATGGCTCCCATCCGGTCCTCGGGATCGAGCCTGACCAGCACAGCATCCAGGATCGTCGTCAGCTGGGCGACCTGTTCCGGCGTGAGCGCGTCGATCACATGCTGCCGGACGGTCGCGACGTGCCCCGGCGCAGCACGAGCGACAGTCTCCTTCCCTGCCTCCGTGAGCCGGGCGTTGGTCGCCCGTCGGTCTTCCGGGCAGGGATGTCGCTCCACCAGGCCACGCTGCTCCAACCGCTGCACCACGTGAGACAGGCGCGCCAGCGTCGAGTTCGTCAGTTGCGCCAGCGATGTCATCCGCAGCGTCGCCTCCGGAGCCTCGGAGAGCATGGCCAGGACGTAGTAGTCGAACTGCGTGATCCCCGCGTCCCGGCGCATCTGCGAGTCCAGCGTGCCCGGCAGCAACTCGACCAGCGCGAACAATCGCACCCAGGCCGCCAGCTGGGCATCGTCCAGCCATGGTGTGTCCGTCATCACGCCTCCTCGATAGTTGTATCTACAAGTAATCTGCTCTAGCTTATTGGTTGTAGCAACAACTAAATCTACCGCAGGATCGAACCGGAGGCTTCACGCCATGGCACACGTCAGCATCATCGGAACCGGGAACATGGGCCAGGCCATCGCCGGGGTCGTGACCAAGGGCGGGCACACCGCCGAGCTGCTCAGCTCCTCGGACACCGCCAAGCCGGCCACGGGCGACATCGTCGTCCTGGCCACGCCCTACGGCGCCGTCGCAGAGATCGCCTCCGCCCGCGCCACCGAACTGGCCGGCAAGGTCGTCGTCGAGATCTCCAACCCCCTGAACTTCGAGACCTTCGACTCCCTGACCGTGCCCGCCGACAGCTCCGCCGCCGCCGAGCTGCAGGCCGCGCTGCCCCAGTCACGCGTGCTCAAGGCCTTCAACACGACCTTCGCCGCAACGCTCAGCTCCGGCACCGTCGGCTCCCAGCCCACGACCGTCCTCATCGCCGGTGACGACCAGGACGCCAAGCAGCTCCTGACGGACGTCGTGACCGCCGCCGGCCTGAAGGCCGTTGACGCCGGCGCCCTCAGCCGCGCCCGCGAGCTGGAGGCCATCGGCTTCCTGCAGCTCACCCTCGCCGTCGGCGAGAAGATCTCCTGGACCGGAGGCTTCGCCACCATCGCCTGAGCAGGTCGGCCAACGGGTGCACCCCGCCATCGCGCACGACGCGAACCCGGTCGAGAGCGGCGTCCAGGGCTCCGCTCTCGACCGCGCACCCGTCCGTGAGCGGCTGGACGATGTGCATCAGCCCTCCTTCAGTACGCTCCGCAGCCACTCCTGCTCAGTGCGACTGGTGGCCGTGGCCACGACGAACATGCCCCGCCGATAGGGATCAACGACCTCGTCCGCCCGGACCGGCCGGTCACCGTCGTAGAAGAAGCTCCCGTCCCCCTCCAGGAAATCCAGGCGCTGCCGCAGCACAGCATGCTGCTCGCCGACGTCCGGCAGCTGCGACAGGAAGGCCAGGATCACCAGGAAACGGGCCATGTTGGTGATGTCGAGGCGCTCAGGATCTCTCAGCCGTTCCTGCAGTCGCTCGCGGCCGGGCGAGGTGATGGTCAGCACGTGCCGTGCAGTGGCACCCGCGCCCGGCATCAGCTCGCGGGCTATCCAGCCGGACTTCACCATGCGCTGGATGGCCGGGTAGAGACTGCCGTCACTCACCGGCCGGGCATATCCGGACAGATGCGCCACCCGCCGGCGCAGTTCGTAACCATGTGTCGGCCCCTCGGCCAGGAACCCCAGAATCGCCAGTTCGAGCACGGTGTTATGGTCCCACGTATCGACATACCTCGAATCGAGGTACCTCGCTACGAGGGTCGCTCCGGACCCCTCCGGGGACGCTCTGCCCACCACCCATTGATTGACGGGAAGACCCATGCGCCATCTGGCCATCCTCGGAACCGGGTTGCTGCTCGCCTCGCTGACGGCCTGCGGTGGCGGTTCCGACCCCCTGTCCGCCGCGAGTGACGACACCTCCTCATCGGGCTCGTCCGTGGTCATCGGTTCGGCCAACTTCCCCGAGAGCCAGCTGCTCGCCGAGATGTACGCCCAGGTTCTGGAGAACGCGGGTGTCGACGTGACGCGCAAGTTCAACATCGGGTCGCGTGAGGTGTACATCGACGCTCTGAAGGATGGTTCGATCGATCTCCTCCCCGAGTACAACGGCGCGCTTCTCTCCTATTTCTCCTCGGGGAAAGAGGTGGACGCCAGCACCGAGGAGGCCGTCACGGCCGGTCTGAACACCAGCCTCCCCAAGGGCCTGGAGCTTCTGGAGCCGGCCTCCGCGCAGGACCGGGACGCCCTGGTGACACGGGCCGAAACTGCCGAAAAGCTTGATCTCGAGAGCATTTCAGACCTTGCACCAGTGGCCGGGCAGATGGCGATCGGGGCCGGTGCGGAATATGCCACCCGACAGCAGGGCCTGCTCGGGCTGAAGTCGGTGTACGGGCTGACGTTCAAGAAGTTCGAGTCCCTCGACGCCGGAGGCGCCCTCACCGTGCAGGCGCTCGCGAAGGACCGGGTCCAGGTGGCGAGCCTTCTGTCCACCGACCCGGCCATCGTCCAGAATGACTTCGTCGTTCTGGACGACTCCAAGAATCTCTTCGGGG from Kineosporia sp. NBRC 101731 carries:
- a CDS encoding LysR family transcriptional regulator, producing the protein MELRHLRYFVVVAQERHFGRAAARLHIAQPPLSQQIRRLEAELGVQLLLRTTRRVELTAAGERYLERAQAVLAAVEAAGNEAVMVSLGDAGHVAIGFTGSATYEVLPALARALRRDLPGITLDLKGEMLTPDQATALLEGTLDLGFLRPPVRESRLEVRVLRSEPLIAVLPEQHPLARRSVLRLKDLRDEPFIGYPSHRRSTVHEAVLEACDQAGFVPGELQEVAETSTLVSFVAAGLGVALVPESVRHLQITGAAYRPLTGTTRRVELAAAMLAGPDRPALRRVLERAEALFTGD
- a CDS encoding MarR family transcriptional regulator, with product MTDTPWLDDAQLAAWVRLFALVELLPGTLDSQMRRDAGITQFDYYVLAMLSEAPEATLRMTSLAQLTNSTLARLSHVVQRLEQRGLVERHPCPEDRRATNARLTEAGKETVARAAPGHVATVRQHVIDALTPEQVAQLTTILDAVLVRLDPEDRMGAMYKRYDVN
- a CDS encoding PadR family transcriptional regulator, encoding MLELAILGFLAEGPTHGYELRRRVAHLSGYARPVSDGSLYPAIQRMVKSGWIARELMPGAGATARHVLTITSPGRERLQERLRDPERLDITNMARFLVILAFLSQLPDVGEQHAVLRQRLDFLEGDGSFFYDGDRPVRADEVVDPYRRGMFVVATATSRTEQEWLRSVLKEG
- a CDS encoding aldehyde dehydrogenase, which codes for MKTQLIIDNESRDARGGRTFERRNPLTGDLVSQGAAAGVDDALDAVQSAARAFTSWSATGPTERRAIMLKAADIMERRTPEFIGTMMAEVGAAQLWAGFNAFLTSQLLREAGGLATQIQGETLPTDKPGTMSMTVRQPVGVVLSMAPWNGAGVLAARAIAYPIVCGNTVVFRASETSPATHLLIAEIMHEAGLPAGVLNFVTSAPEDSDQVVEAIIAHPAVRRVNFTGSTKVGRIIAEKSARHLKPALLELGGKAPFVVLDDADLDGAVNAAVFGSFLYQGQICMSTERFVVDESVADEFVARFAARATTLAGGDPVEDASCVVGPMIREESGARINDLIDDAVAKGGQVVVGGKAEGAAMPATIVDRVTPDMAIYDQETFGPITTVVRVSGVEQAVEVANDTEYGLAAAVFGKDSGRALQVALRIQAGHVHVNGATVQNEAQAPYGGVKASGYGRFDGRAVINEFTDLKWVTIEPSDQPYPF
- a CDS encoding NAD(P)-dependent alcohol dehydrogenase, with the translated sequence MQVTAAVARAPHEPLTIEDLALDDLRANEVLVRMVASGVCHTDAIVRDQVYPTPLPAVLGHEGAGIVEQVGDGVTGVRPGDHVLLAAAYCGQCKRCRSGQMAYCENLFAADFGGRRPDGTTAFSRDGQVISSHFFGQSSFAGYSNVVQESVIRIDPDIPLEVVAPLGCGIQTGAGTVLNELKPSLNSTLVVIGAGAVGCGALMAAGVAGCSQVIAVDIHPSRLELAREIGATATINTREAELSEEVMRLTGGVGADYVIDTTARPELLRQGADSLGLRGTLALVGAAAPGTEVSFEIGLSLVKGWTFKTVIQGSSVPQVFIPQLIDLWHAGRFPLDKLVRSYPLKDINQGFEDSASGRVIKPVVVH
- a CDS encoding ABC transporter substrate-binding protein, yielding MRHLAILGTGLLLASLTACGGGSDPLSAASDDTSSSGSSVVIGSANFPESQLLAEMYAQVLENAGVDVTRKFNIGSREVYIDALKDGSIDLLPEYNGALLSYFSSGKEVDASTEEAVTAGLNTSLPKGLELLEPASAQDRDALVTRAETAEKLDLESISDLAPVAGQMAIGAGAEYATRQQGLLGLKSVYGLTFKKFESLDAGGALTVQALAKDRVQVASLLSTDPAIVQNDFVVLDDSKNLFGVQNVVPLIAGAQNTPAITAALNTFSATLTTEKLTEAVGQVTIDQKEPDTVARDYLTANGLD
- a CDS encoding NADPH-dependent F420 reductase, with amino-acid sequence MAHVSIIGTGNMGQAIAGVVTKGGHTAELLSSSDTAKPATGDIVVLATPYGAVAEIASARATELAGKVVVEISNPLNFETFDSLTVPADSSAAAELQAALPQSRVLKAFNTTFAATLSSGTVGSQPTTVLIAGDDQDAKQLLTDVVTAAGLKAVDAGALSRARELEAIGFLQLTLAVGEKISWTGGFATIA
- a CDS encoding enolase C-terminal domain-like protein, which codes for MKITGVEAIPFSVPYAKPLRFASGEVSAAEHVLVRVHTDAGLVGTAEAPPRPFTYGETQTSIKAVIDGIFAPAVLGLSPLAREVAHQRMARTVGNPTAKSALDMALWDLVGQSLGVSVTDLLGGFTDRMRVAHMLGFDTPEAMVDEAARIRELHGISTFKVKVGRRPAALDVAVCRALREAFGSTVELYVDGNRGWSPSEAARALKAMEDLDLSFAEELCPADDVLGRRWLVRQSSVPTFADESVPTPADVTRELLGGSADGISIKTARTGFTTSQRVLFQCEGMGVDVVMGNQIDGQIGSLCSAAFGAAFALSSRRPGELSNFLDMTDDLLTEPLQIVDGELAVRQGPGLGIRIDEEKLTRYRQDR